Proteins encoded together in one Acidaminococcus timonensis window:
- a CDS encoding Na+/H+ antiporter family protein, whose translation MLTNPIVVSVIVMSVLCLLKMNVLFAILAAAIVAGVTGGLAIDKTVSVLIGGMGGNSETALSYILLGTLAVAIGQSGLADIVARKITKVVGTKKIAFVFLIAFVSCFSQNLIPVHIAFIPILIPPLLLVMNHMKLDRRAVACALTFGLKAPYVSLPVGFGLLFMTIIKDQMVANNVQVAISDISSVMWIGGASMLVGLILAVMFYSRPREYQDLPIMGQDEHADQTEMNSDCWKALAGAAVAFVAQLYFKSLPIGAMCGLAVLLLTGSIKWNKMDNVVNDGVKMMGFIAFVMLVAAGYANVLRETHSVESLVMATTSVINTKFGGAFLMLAVGLLITMGIGTSFGTIPVVASIYIPMGLKLGFGIPAIILLIGVAAALGDAGSPASDSTLGPTSGLNADGQHNHIWDTCVPTFIFFDIPLFIGGLIGALILG comes from the coding sequence ATCTTAACCAACCCCATTGTCGTCTCGGTCATCGTCATGTCCGTGCTCTGCCTGCTGAAAATGAATGTGCTGTTTGCCATTCTGGCTGCGGCTATCGTAGCAGGTGTCACCGGTGGATTGGCCATCGATAAGACCGTCAGCGTCCTGATCGGCGGGATGGGTGGGAACTCGGAAACCGCACTGAGCTACATCCTGCTGGGGACCCTGGCCGTAGCCATCGGACAGTCCGGGCTGGCAGACATCGTCGCACGGAAAATCACCAAAGTGGTGGGAACGAAAAAAATTGCCTTTGTCTTTCTGATTGCCTTCGTTTCCTGCTTCTCCCAGAATCTGATCCCTGTCCACATCGCTTTCATCCCCATCCTGATTCCCCCGCTGCTGCTGGTGATGAACCACATGAAACTGGACCGGAGAGCCGTGGCCTGCGCACTGACCTTCGGATTGAAAGCTCCGTATGTTTCCCTGCCGGTAGGCTTCGGGCTGCTGTTCATGACCATTATCAAGGACCAGATGGTGGCCAACAACGTACAGGTTGCCATCAGTGACATCTCTTCTGTCATGTGGATCGGTGGTGCCTCCATGCTGGTGGGCCTGATCCTGGCCGTCATGTTCTACAGCCGGCCTCGTGAATATCAGGATCTGCCCATTATGGGCCAGGATGAACATGCTGACCAGACGGAAATGAATTCCGACTGCTGGAAGGCTCTGGCCGGTGCGGCTGTGGCCTTTGTGGCCCAGCTGTACTTCAAATCCCTGCCCATCGGGGCCATGTGCGGCCTGGCGGTCCTGCTGCTCACCGGCAGCATCAAATGGAACAAGATGGACAACGTGGTCAATGATGGCGTCAAGATGATGGGCTTCATCGCCTTCGTCATGCTGGTGGCTGCCGGCTATGCCAATGTGCTCCGGGAAACCCACTCTGTGGAATCCCTGGTCATGGCAACCACTTCTGTCATCAACACCAAGTTCGGCGGTGCCTTCCTGATGCTGGCCGTTGGCCTGCTGATCACCATGGGCATCGGGACTTCCTTCGGGACCATCCCTGTGGTGGCATCCATCTACATCCCCATGGGCCTGAAACTGGGCTTCGGGATCCCTGCCATCATCCTGCTGATCGGTGTGGCAGCGGCTCTGGGCGACGCCGGTTCTCCGGCCTCCGACTCCACGCTGGGACCCACTTCCGGGCTCAATGCGGACGGGCAGCATAACCACATCTGGGATACCTGCGTACCCACCTTCATCTTCTTCGATATCCCGCTGTTCATCGGCGGCCTGATCGGTGCCCTGATCCTGGGCTAA
- the istA gene encoding IS21 family transposase — MIIRDSARKGKSAYAIGKEQNISKNTAKKYMQVATLPEQPHKRGSILDPFKPQVNQMMHDGIFNCVVILETLQQMGYTGGKTIIKDYVHVFRPPKTIPAVPRYETEPGRQAQMDWGICQYLGTDGEFHKVPAFVMTLGYSRARYVEFTKRCDLKSLERCILNAFEYFGGVPDVVLTDNMKTVVLKHEAGKTIFLPAFESFCADMGFKPSTCKVRRPQTKGKVERSVRYLKENFLPGRRFTNLYDLNRQALQWCQHVNGKKHGTTGKIPLQELAAEHLNPLPPQELRNRYRWEDRRISKDGFVSFDGHLYGIDWHYSGREARVRLYQNHVQVFVDNLPVADIPLSEVKGYYVPQQAQYSGLEAKEGIAYPRTAGIQMKEDVVKRPLALYDRLMEVVSNA; from the coding sequence ATGATAATACGCGATAGTGCAAGAAAAGGCAAGAGCGCATATGCTATCGGTAAAGAGCAGAATATTTCCAAGAATACGGCCAAGAAGTATATGCAAGTGGCTACTCTGCCGGAGCAACCTCATAAGCGCGGTTCCATTCTGGATCCCTTTAAGCCGCAGGTCAACCAGATGATGCACGATGGCATATTCAACTGCGTCGTCATCCTGGAGACCTTGCAACAGATGGGTTACACCGGTGGGAAGACCATCATCAAGGATTATGTCCACGTTTTTCGTCCGCCAAAGACCATCCCGGCTGTGCCACGGTATGAAACCGAGCCCGGCAGACAAGCCCAGATGGATTGGGGAATCTGCCAATATTTGGGCACAGATGGCGAATTCCATAAAGTTCCGGCTTTCGTCATGACCCTGGGATACTCCAGGGCCAGGTACGTGGAATTCACAAAGCGGTGTGACCTCAAAAGCCTGGAACGCTGCATCCTGAACGCTTTCGAATATTTCGGCGGAGTTCCTGATGTTGTGCTGACAGACAACATGAAGACAGTTGTCCTGAAACACGAGGCCGGTAAGACCATCTTCCTTCCCGCTTTCGAAAGTTTCTGTGCCGATATGGGCTTCAAGCCTTCCACCTGTAAGGTACGCCGGCCTCAGACGAAAGGGAAGGTGGAACGTTCTGTCCGTTATCTCAAGGAGAATTTCCTGCCTGGAAGACGTTTCACCAATCTGTACGACCTGAACCGTCAGGCTCTTCAATGGTGCCAGCATGTGAACGGCAAGAAGCATGGGACTACAGGGAAAATCCCTCTGCAGGAATTGGCGGCCGAGCATTTGAACCCGCTCCCGCCTCAGGAACTGCGTAACCGTTACCGCTGGGAAGATCGGCGGATTTCCAAAGATGGATTCGTCAGTTTCGATGGTCATCTCTATGGTATAGATTGGCATTACAGCGGCAGAGAAGCCCGGGTCCGGCTGTACCAGAACCATGTACAGGTATTCGTAGATAACCTTCCTGTGGCAGATATACCGCTCTCTGAAGTAAAGGGATATTATGTTCCGCAGCAGGCGCAATACAGCGGATTGGAGGCAAAGGAAGGCATTGCTTACCCTCGAACGGCAGGAATCCAGATGAAAGAGGATGTGGTGAAACGACCTCTAGCCCTTTACGACAGGCTGATGGAGGTGGTATCCAATGCTTGA
- a CDS encoding aromatic amino acid lyase, whose amino-acid sequence MQAKTETQKGIRWDVFIPCFLVIGGAAILGVVNNAWLTKVTQAIFGWSLETFGWLYQWAALGTLILITLLAFSPVGKIRFGGPQAKAKFSFGAWFAMTLTGGIATGLITYGVNEPLIYYGSIYGELKETGVAPFSVEASFFAMARCFYNWTFIPYAMYALSGVIIAYMYYNRKKELSVAASLTPLFGERVTKGFWRSAIDTLSVLAIALSLRCIPQLHGAARKTLEDARRTLEIEMNSCCDNPILWPEPGNEAEISACNADSAYVGIAMDSACLAATMLAKISERRNNRLIDENLSGYPWFLIQNPGLNSGVMIPQYTQAGLLNQMRILCTSSVIDNTPTCGNQEDYVAMGYNAALKSLSVVEKLEYILAIELLSVYEAQPFVDASLQRSPASRKVLEAVGREVPKLEEDFYLYPHIEYLRQCIHDGKIMAWAEQGMDRKLV is encoded by the coding sequence ATGCAAGCAAAGACAGAAACCCAAAAGGGCATCCGGTGGGATGTGTTCATCCCCTGTTTTCTGGTCATCGGCGGAGCGGCCATCCTGGGGGTGGTGAACAATGCCTGGCTGACAAAGGTGACCCAGGCGATTTTCGGCTGGTCCCTGGAAACTTTCGGCTGGCTGTATCAGTGGGCAGCTCTGGGCACCCTGATCCTGATCACCCTGCTGGCCTTTTCTCCAGTGGGGAAGATCCGGTTCGGTGGTCCGCAGGCAAAGGCAAAATTTTCTTTTGGCGCCTGGTTCGCCATGACCCTCACCGGTGGTATCGCGACCGGACTGATTACCTACGGGGTCAATGAACCGCTGATCTATTACGGTAGCATCTACGGAGAACTGAAAGAGACCGGCGTGGCTCCCTTCAGCGTGGAGGCTTCGTTCTTTGCTATGGCCCGGTGCTTCTATAACTGGACTTTCATTCCCTATGCCATGTACGCCCTCAGCGGGGTCATCATCGCTTATATGTACTACAACCGGAAAAAGGAGCTGTCCGTGGCAGCTTCCCTGACGCCGCTGTTCGGGGAACGGGTGACCAAGGGGTTCTGGCGTTCCGCCATTGATACCCTGTCCGTCCTGGCCATTGCCCTGTCCCTGCGCTGCATCCCCCAGCTTCACGGAGCGGCCCGGAAGACACTGGAAGATGCCCGCCGGACCCTGGAAATCGAAATGAACTCCTGCTGCGACAACCCCATCCTCTGGCCGGAACCGGGCAACGAGGCGGAAATCTCCGCCTGCAATGCGGATTCCGCCTATGTGGGAATCGCCATGGACAGTGCCTGTCTGGCGGCCACCATGCTGGCCAAGATTTCGGAACGGCGGAACAACCGGCTCATAGACGAGAATCTGTCAGGGTATCCCTGGTTCCTGATCCAGAATCCGGGTCTGAATTCCGGGGTGATGATCCCTCAATATACCCAGGCAGGCCTGCTGAACCAGATGAGAATCCTGTGTACCTCATCGGTGATCGATAACACGCCCACCTGTGGAAATCAGGAAGATTATGTAGCCATGGGATACAATGCGGCCCTGAAGAGCCTTTCTGTTGTAGAAAAGCTGGAATACATCCTGGCCATCGAGCTGCTGTCCGTATACGAAGCCCAGCCCTTTGTGGATGCGTCCCTCCAGAGGAGCCCGGCCAGCCGGAAGGTGCTGGAGGCTGTGGGCCGGGAAGTCCCGAAACTGGAAGAAGATTTCTATCTGTATCCCCACATCGAATACCTGCGCCAGTGCATCCATGATGGGAAGATCATGGCCTGGGCGGAACAGGGAATGGACAGGAAACTGGTTTAA
- a CDS encoding helix-turn-helix domain-containing protein, whose amino-acid sequence MAKHNYEFKKKIVLEYLNSDEGCISISRKYGMASSSQLLKWVAAYKAFGDNGLKRSRSQKIYSFKEKLSVVESYLTNEISYQELAIQVGINNPSMISRWVNEFKIAGPEALRPHKKGRKRTLNKSQTKKTDPQVQQPMVDISVEHVQELEDELLKLRIENAFLKELRRLRLEDEAKMRELRKSSPVSEDHSN is encoded by the coding sequence ATGGCAAAACACAACTATGAATTTAAGAAAAAAATAGTACTGGAATACTTGAACAGTGACGAAGGGTGTATTTCTATTTCACGTAAATATGGGATGGCAAGTAGCAGCCAGCTGCTAAAGTGGGTTGCTGCTTACAAGGCATTTGGTGATAATGGACTGAAGAGATCCCGCTCTCAAAAAATATACTCTTTCAAAGAAAAACTTTCTGTGGTAGAGTCTTACTTAACAAACGAAATCTCGTATCAGGAATTGGCAATTCAAGTAGGAATCAATAATCCATCCATGATTTCCAGATGGGTCAATGAATTTAAAATTGCGGGGCCGGAAGCGTTACGGCCACATAAAAAAGGCAGGAAGAGAACTTTGAACAAATCTCAAACCAAAAAAACAGATCCCCAGGTTCAGCAGCCGATGGTCGACATCAGTGTGGAACATGTCCAGGAGTTAGAGGATGAACTCCTTAAACTCCGTATAGAGAATGCTTTTTTAAAAGAACTGAGGAGACTGCGTTTAGAGGACGAAGCAAAAATGAGAGAGTTGCGAAAATCATCTCCAGTCTCCGAAGATCATTCAAATTGA
- a CDS encoding IS3 family transposase: MSSLRRSFKLKDLLSYTQMPKATYMYWQKRFDRVNPDQEVEDKIQEIRSQHKDYGYRRMTGELKNQGLCVNKKKVQRIMQELSLQVTSFTRKSRKYSSYKGKVGTIAPNRIHRRFETNIPHQKITTDTSEFKYYEVDPQGHLTLHKLYLDPFLDMFNDEIISYGIAKRPSAESILEAQAEAIEITADCPYRRTFHSDQGWAYQMKAYARNLKKGRIFQSMSRKGNCHDNAVMENFFGLMKQEMYYGVIYYSYEELKNAIERYIKYYNEQRIKEKLCWKSPVQYRLSLQAA; this comes from the coding sequence ATCTCCAGTCTCCGAAGATCATTCAAATTGAAAGACCTTCTCTCCTATACTCAAATGCCTAAAGCGACCTATATGTACTGGCAGAAACGGTTTGACCGCGTGAATCCAGACCAGGAAGTAGAGGACAAAATACAGGAAATCCGCAGCCAGCATAAAGATTATGGATATCGGCGCATGACCGGTGAGCTGAAGAATCAAGGGCTTTGCGTGAACAAGAAGAAAGTTCAACGTATCATGCAGGAACTGAGCCTTCAGGTAACATCCTTTACCCGGAAAAGCCGTAAATACAGCTCCTATAAGGGTAAGGTAGGAACCATTGCTCCCAATAGAATACATCGTCGTTTTGAGACGAATATCCCACATCAGAAGATTACAACCGACACTTCAGAATTCAAATACTATGAAGTAGATCCACAGGGACATCTGACCCTGCACAAGCTTTATCTGGATCCTTTCCTGGACATGTTCAATGATGAAATCATCAGCTATGGAATAGCAAAACGTCCTTCGGCTGAAAGCATACTGGAAGCTCAAGCTGAAGCAATCGAAATTACTGCTGATTGTCCGTATCGAAGAACGTTTCACTCCGATCAGGGTTGGGCATACCAAATGAAGGCCTATGCCAGGAATCTAAAAAAAGGACGAATTTTTCAAAGCATGTCTCGAAAGGGCAACTGTCATGATAACGCTGTAATGGAGAATTTCTTCGGCTTAATGAAGCAGGAAATGTATTATGGAGTAATCTACTACAGCTACGAAGAACTAAAAAACGCTATCGAACGATACATTAAATACTATAACGAGCAAAGGATCAAGGAAAAACTATGCTGGAAAAGTCCTGTTCAATATAGGCTTTCCTTGCAGGCAGCATAA
- the istB gene encoding IS21-like element helper ATPase IstB — MLEVEHARQLLAEFNMPEAACQLDALLETAAAKDSTFISFLDQLLSFQQKERTEKAIRKRMKAARIPAVKTLEEFDFSFQPSLNPKQLQELRTLAFVERGENLILLGPPGVGKTHLATAFAVETLHHGKTAYFITLAHLIEDLEKRREKRLLSRRCKFYARPDVLVIDEVGYMQLSRQQAELLFQIVCARYERGTIIMTSNKYFSDWGELMSDSVIATAILDRLLYHAHVINIRGESYRLKDRLRAGLNPAVPQPGLGKTGFKDFRP, encoded by the coding sequence ATGCTTGAAGTGGAGCATGCCAGGCAGCTCCTGGCTGAATTCAATATGCCGGAGGCAGCCTGCCAGCTGGATGCCCTTCTGGAAACGGCCGCTGCAAAAGACTCGACTTTTATTTCGTTTCTCGACCAGCTCCTGAGCTTTCAACAGAAGGAACGAACTGAGAAAGCCATCCGGAAAAGGATGAAAGCTGCGCGGATCCCGGCCGTGAAGACCCTGGAGGAATTCGATTTTTCGTTCCAGCCCAGCCTGAATCCGAAACAGCTCCAGGAACTGCGTACACTTGCTTTTGTGGAACGAGGTGAAAATCTGATCCTGCTGGGCCCGCCGGGGGTCGGCAAGACGCACCTGGCCACCGCGTTTGCGGTAGAAACCCTGCACCACGGCAAAACCGCATACTTCATTACGCTAGCCCATCTTATTGAAGATCTGGAAAAGCGTCGGGAAAAAAGGCTGTTGTCCAGGCGCTGCAAATTTTACGCCCGGCCAGATGTCCTGGTGATAGATGAAGTTGGCTATATGCAGCTGAGCCGGCAGCAGGCAGAATTGCTGTTCCAGATTGTCTGTGCCCGCTACGAGCGGGGCACCATAATTATGACCAGCAACAAGTATTTCAGTGACTGGGGTGAACTCATGAGCGATTCAGTGATTGCGACTGCTATCCTGGACCGATTGCTGTACCATGCTCATGTGATAAATATTAGAGGTGAGAGTTACCGGCTGAAAGATCGTCTGCGTGCAGGTTTGAATCCGGCCGTCCCCCAGCCCGGCCTTGGGAAAACCGGCTTTAAGGACTTCCGGCCCTAA
- a CDS encoding urocanate hydratase: protein MKNEDIGKAMTIKLEFPNGLPKPKPFQEGIRRAPDRGFRLTPAQTEIALKNALRYIPEEYHEELIPEFLEELTTRGRIYGYRFRPEGRIYGKPIDEYKGKCTEGKAFQVMIDNNLDFEVALYPYELVTYGETGSVCHDWMQYLLIKKYLENITPDQTLVMESGHPLGLFHSKPEAPRVIITNGLMIGEYDNQKDWEIAEEMGVANYGQMTAGGWMYIGPQGIVHGTFNTILNAGRMKLGIPEDGDLGGKLFITSGLGGMSGAQGKAAEIANCTAIIAEVDASRIKTRLDQGWISGVSDSLPEVFDLAHKSMAEKKGMAYAYHGNIVDLLEYIVDHDIHVDLVSDQTSCHNAYNGGYCPQGLTFEQRTQMLADDPKHFRELVDKTLHAHFAALKKITARGVYFFDYGNSFMKAVFDSGVKEISRNGVDDKDGFIWPSYVEDIMGPQLFDYGYGPFRWVCLSGKPEDLHKTDMAAMSCIDVNRRYQDRDNYIWIRDAEKNKLVVGTQARILYQDEVGRVKIALKFNELVRKGEIGPVMMGRDHHDVSGTDSPFRETSNIKDGSNVMADMAVQCFAGNAARGMSLCALHNGGGVGIGKAINGGFGLVLDGSHRVDEIIRSSLSWDVISGVARRSWARNEHAMETAVEFNKTRLGVGQITLPYLTDEAKIKDAVAKVYPKAHVIKD from the coding sequence ATGAAAAATGAAGATATCGGAAAAGCCATGACCATCAAACTGGAGTTCCCCAACGGACTGCCGAAACCGAAACCGTTTCAGGAAGGCATTCGCCGGGCTCCGGATCGTGGCTTCCGTCTGACGCCTGCCCAGACTGAAATCGCTCTGAAGAACGCTCTGCGGTACATCCCTGAAGAATACCACGAAGAACTGATCCCGGAATTCCTGGAAGAGCTGACCACCCGGGGCCGGATCTATGGCTATCGGTTCCGTCCGGAAGGCCGGATCTACGGGAAACCCATTGACGAATACAAAGGGAAATGCACCGAAGGTAAGGCCTTCCAGGTGATGATCGACAACAACCTGGACTTCGAAGTGGCCCTGTATCCATACGAACTGGTCACCTACGGTGAAACCGGCAGTGTATGCCACGACTGGATGCAATACCTGCTGATCAAGAAATACCTGGAAAACATCACACCGGATCAGACTCTGGTCATGGAATCCGGTCATCCCCTGGGTCTGTTCCATTCCAAACCGGAGGCACCCCGGGTCATCATCACCAACGGCTTGATGATCGGTGAATATGACAACCAGAAAGACTGGGAAATCGCCGAAGAAATGGGCGTCGCCAACTATGGGCAGATGACCGCAGGCGGCTGGATGTACATCGGACCCCAGGGAATCGTCCATGGGACTTTCAACACCATCCTGAATGCCGGACGGATGAAACTGGGCATTCCGGAAGATGGGGATCTGGGCGGCAAACTGTTCATCACCTCCGGTCTGGGCGGTATGAGCGGTGCTCAGGGCAAGGCTGCTGAAATCGCCAACTGCACGGCCATCATTGCAGAAGTGGATGCTTCCCGGATCAAGACCCGTCTGGATCAGGGCTGGATTTCCGGCGTGTCTGACTCCCTGCCGGAAGTCTTCGACCTGGCGCATAAATCCATGGCCGAAAAGAAGGGCATGGCCTATGCCTACCATGGAAACATTGTGGATCTGCTGGAATACATTGTGGACCACGACATCCATGTGGACCTGGTTTCCGACCAGACTTCCTGCCACAACGCCTATAACGGTGGGTACTGCCCGCAGGGCCTGACTTTTGAACAGCGGACCCAGATGCTGGCTGACGATCCCAAGCATTTCCGTGAACTGGTGGACAAGACCCTCCATGCTCACTTCGCAGCTTTGAAGAAGATCACCGCCCGGGGCGTATACTTCTTCGACTATGGCAACTCCTTCATGAAGGCTGTGTTTGATTCCGGTGTGAAGGAAATCTCCAGGAACGGCGTGGACGACAAAGACGGATTCATCTGGCCGTCCTATGTAGAAGATATCATGGGACCCCAGCTGTTCGACTACGGCTATGGCCCGTTCCGGTGGGTATGCCTGTCCGGCAAACCGGAAGACCTGCATAAGACCGATATGGCAGCCATGAGCTGCATCGACGTGAACCGCCGGTACCAGGATCGGGACAACTACATCTGGATCCGGGATGCTGAAAAGAACAAACTGGTGGTGGGTACCCAGGCTCGTATCCTGTACCAGGATGAAGTGGGCCGTGTAAAGATTGCCCTGAAGTTCAATGAACTGGTCCGCAAGGGCGAAATCGGGCCTGTAATGATGGGCCGTGACCATCACGATGTATCCGGTACGGATTCTCCGTTCCGTGAAACCAGTAACATCAAAGACGGCTCCAATGTCATGGCGGATATGGCCGTACAGTGCTTTGCCGGGAACGCAGCCAGAGGCATGAGTCTGTGTGCCCTGCACAATGGCGGCGGTGTAGGCATTGGCAAGGCCATCAACGGTGGTTTCGGGCTGGTACTGGATGGCAGCCATCGGGTGGATGAAATCATTCGCAGCTCCCTGAGCTGGGATGTGATCAGCGGTGTGGCACGCCGGTCCTGGGCCCGTAACGAACACGCCATGGAAACGGCTGTGGAATTCAACAAGACCCGCCTGGGCGTTGGGCAGATCACCCTGCCGTACCTGACGGACGAAGCCAAAATCAAAGATGCAGTGGCCAAGGTATATCCCAAAGCCCATGTCATCAAAGACTGA
- a CDS encoding sigma-54 interaction domain-containing protein — protein MLASKIPPICVFAQLLCFCPYIQQKQCHKKRLYTLDDFIGADSAILELKKNIQKLAPQESNILIYGETGTGKEILAQSIHGLSRRRHKPLVVLNCAAMPESLVESILFGTVAGAYTGATNHKGLLEAANGGTLFLDELNSMALPMQAKLLRVLQEGVFRRVGETREREVDIRVISTCNQEPFQLLQEKTLREDLFYRLATIVLRIPPLRERIDDLGLLCSTYLDRAARLHAYPLTRISPRALWKLQQYNWPGNVRELYHVLDYAMNLSEGDELTDDLLPEAFRSPVPAPAPTTPVKKQTLAERMASYEIGILEETLQRNQGNITQSARELGLQRQNLQYRLRKYHIVP, from the coding sequence TTGCTTGCATCGAAAATCCCTCCCATTTGCGTCTTTGCGCAATTGTTGTGCTTTTGTCCTTATATTCAGCAAAAACAGTGCCATAAGAAACGGCTTTATACCCTGGATGACTTTATCGGAGCTGATTCAGCCATCCTGGAGTTGAAGAAAAATATCCAGAAACTGGCACCCCAGGAAAGCAACATCCTGATTTATGGAGAAACCGGGACGGGCAAGGAAATCCTGGCCCAGAGCATCCACGGTCTCAGCCGGCGCCGGCACAAACCACTGGTCGTCCTGAACTGTGCCGCCATGCCGGAAAGCCTGGTGGAAAGCATCCTCTTCGGAACCGTAGCCGGTGCCTACACAGGTGCCACCAACCACAAAGGTCTTCTGGAAGCCGCCAACGGAGGCACCCTGTTCCTGGATGAGCTGAACTCCATGGCGCTGCCCATGCAGGCCAAACTGCTTCGTGTGCTTCAGGAAGGGGTCTTCCGCCGGGTCGGGGAAACCCGGGAACGGGAAGTCGACATCCGGGTAATTTCCACCTGCAACCAGGAACCTTTCCAGCTGCTGCAGGAGAAGACTTTGCGGGAAGACCTGTTCTACCGGCTGGCCACCATCGTCCTGCGAATTCCGCCTTTGCGGGAACGGATCGATGATCTGGGGCTGCTGTGTTCCACCTACCTGGACCGGGCGGCCCGTCTTCATGCCTATCCCCTGACCCGGATCTCTCCCCGGGCGCTCTGGAAGCTGCAGCAATACAACTGGCCGGGCAATGTGCGGGAGCTGTACCATGTATTGGATTATGCCATGAATCTTTCTGAAGGGGATGAACTGACAGATGACCTTTTGCCGGAAGCCTTCCGTTCCCCTGTCCCTGCTCCGGCACCCACGACTCCCGTAAAAAAACAGACCCTGGCCGAACGGATGGCCTCTTACGAAATCGGTATCCTGGAGGAAACTCTTCAGCGGAACCAGGGCAATATCACCCAAAGTGCCAGAGAATTGGGCCTCCAGCGGCAGAATCTGCAGTATCGCCTGCGCAAATATCATATTGTCCCATAA
- the hutH gene encoding histidine ammonia-lyase — translation MLLKDVKAIKEVVLTGNDLTLEQLIAVSRYGAKLSFDPDAVARIKASRALIDDIVNSDRVVYGVTTGFGSLCRVHISKEDCAQLQENLIRTHSCGYGKPLSKEVTRAAMTIRANALVKGYSGIRLSTLQTLVDMINKGVHPYIPEKGSLGASGDLAPLAHMVLPMLGLGDAEYQGTVMPGKEAMEKAGIPIIHLEAKEGLALINGTPILTAMGVFALWEGMSLLKQSDIAAALSIEAQRGIIDAFDERLHVIRPHRGQLDTAYNLRSLLKGSTYVTHQGQLKVQDAYCLRCVPQIHGASKDALGFVKDKVDIEINAATDNPIVLPDGDVISGGNFHGEPMALPFDFLGIGISEIANVSERRLERLINNSLSGFPSFLVKHSGLNSGFMITQYAAAALVSENKVLAHPASVDSIPSCENQEDLVSMGAHAARKAGEIAFNARRVVATEILAACQAIDLREGEGFKLGAGTQAAYDAVRKTNDFIAYDKDIEMFKELEKITDLVQSGGILDAVEDKVDLKFF, via the coding sequence ATGTTACTGAAAGATGTCAAAGCCATTAAAGAAGTTGTCCTGACCGGGAATGACCTGACTCTGGAACAATTGATCGCTGTCAGCCGGTATGGTGCCAAATTGTCCTTTGATCCGGATGCAGTGGCCCGCATCAAAGCCTCCCGTGCCCTGATCGATGATATCGTCAACAGTGACCGGGTGGTCTACGGTGTGACCACCGGATTCGGCTCCCTGTGCCGGGTACATATTTCCAAAGAAGACTGCGCCCAACTCCAGGAAAACCTGATCCGGACCCATTCCTGTGGCTATGGCAAACCTCTCAGCAAAGAAGTGACACGGGCGGCCATGACCATCCGGGCCAACGCACTGGTCAAGGGGTATTCCGGAATCCGTCTTTCTACCCTGCAGACCCTGGTGGATATGATCAACAAAGGCGTCCATCCCTACATCCCTGAAAAAGGGTCCCTGGGGGCTTCCGGCGACCTGGCTCCGCTGGCCCATATGGTCCTGCCCATGCTGGGGCTGGGTGATGCCGAATACCAGGGGACGGTGATGCCTGGGAAGGAAGCCATGGAAAAGGCGGGTATCCCCATCATCCATCTGGAAGCCAAGGAAGGGCTGGCCCTGATCAACGGCACACCGATCCTGACGGCCATGGGCGTGTTCGCTTTGTGGGAAGGCATGAGCCTGCTGAAACAGAGCGATATCGCCGCCGCTCTCTCCATTGAAGCCCAGCGGGGGATCATTGATGCCTTCGATGAACGGCTCCACGTGATCCGTCCCCACAGAGGCCAGCTGGATACGGCCTACAACCTGCGCAGCCTGCTGAAGGGCAGTACCTATGTAACCCATCAGGGCCAGCTGAAGGTACAGGATGCCTATTGCCTGCGCTGCGTGCCCCAGATCCACGGCGCCAGCAAGGATGCCCTGGGCTTCGTGAAAGACAAAGTGGACATCGAAATCAACGCAGCTACGGATAACCCCATCGTGCTGCCGGATGGCGACGTGATCTCCGGTGGGAACTTCCACGGCGAACCCATGGCCCTGCCTTTCGACTTCCTGGGCATCGGGATCTCGGAAATCGCCAATGTATCCGAACGGCGCCTGGAACGGCTGATCAACAATTCCCTCAGCGGATTCCCGTCCTTCCTGGTGAAACATTCCGGCCTGAACTCCGGTTTCATGATCACCCAATACGCGGCTGCCGCACTGGTCAGCGAAAACAAAGTCCTGGCCCATCCTGCTTCTGTTGACTCCATTCCTTCCTGCGAAAACCAGGAAGATCTGGTCAGCATGGGCGCCCATGCTGCACGGAAAGCCGGAGAAATCGCTTTCAACGCCCGCCGGGTGGTGGCAACGGAAATCCTGGCCGCCTGCCAGGCCATCGATCTGCGGGAAGGCGAAGGCTTCAAACTGGGTGCCGGTACCCAGGCTGCCTATGACGCCGTACGGAAGACCAATGATTTCATCGCCTATGATAAAGACATCGAGATGTTCAAAGAACTGGAAAAGATCACCGATCTGGTCCAGAGCGGCGGCATCCTGGATGCTGTAGAAGACAAAGTCGACCTGAAATTCTTCTAA